One region of Miscanthus floridulus cultivar M001 chromosome 19, ASM1932011v1, whole genome shotgun sequence genomic DNA includes:
- the LOC136525552 gene encoding uncharacterized protein translates to MVPSRASRLLGEITLPVQFGTTTNYQVEHINFYVADFDTAYHAILGRPALAKFMVIPHYAYLVLKMPSPAGVLSLRANLSVAYACETESLVLAEATDLCIQMASMVAEAKMASADDMEIPEPPCASAKFKETCRGYRRRRSSTP, encoded by the exons atggtacctagcagggcatccagactgcttggggaaattaccctaccagtacagttcggcacgacaACCAACTAccaagtggagcatatcaacttctatgtcgccgacttcgacaccgcctaccatgccatactggggcgtccggctctggccaagttcatggtcattcCGCACTATgcatatttggtgttgaagatgccttcgcccgcAGGAGTCCTAtctctacgggccaacctctccgtcgcctacgcctgtgagacagaaagtctcgtcctcgccgaagccaccgacctctgcatccagatggccagcatgGTCGCTGAAGCCAAGATGGCGtctgctgatgacatggagatcccagagcctccttgtgcctccgccaagttcaaggaa acatgccgggggtaccgcaggagaagatcgagcactccttga